A DNA window from Parabacteroides johnsonii DSM 18315 contains the following coding sequences:
- a CDS encoding threonine/serine exporter family protein, with protein sequence MEKEILTDREVLLLRRKLDLLLRTGKLLMESAADTNRIERNMKRVAAFMGIPEEKLHLDIRWTMIMVNVSDETHSFSKFQKCEKHGINMTTITEVSRLSWKAIEQDYSLDRYEEELERIARKPRNYMPYLVAIGAGFACGGFCKLFGCDWIAFLFASICAFVGFRVRARCIEFGINVYMSIAIAAFVATCLAYASSFSGLSSTPYQPLLACALFIVPGVPLINFVDDMIDNHLLVGITRAANTMMMVGAMTFGIAFAMRVLVMNDIEIDHKFSELSMVPHDPYYIYAIAAAIAAMGFSMIFNIQRRLLWVVALGGIIAVCTRNFVNFELGYGPVIGSFMGSFVVSLIAVKAVHWFDVPNHVLTIPSVIPMIPGVLMYRSLFAFINLHGVIGEVTNAFANGINSALIILCISLGVAVPNIFARRYIAKDRQRYLEEELEKRRQRGKFIEW encoded by the coding sequence ATGGAAAAAGAGATTTTGACTGACCGGGAGGTTTTGTTATTACGGAGAAAACTGGACTTATTGCTCCGTACGGGAAAATTGCTGATGGAGAGTGCGGCGGATACGAACCGCATCGAACGGAACATGAAGCGTGTGGCAGCTTTCATGGGGATTCCGGAAGAAAAGCTTCATCTGGATATCAGATGGACGATGATCATGGTGAATGTGAGTGATGAGACGCATTCCTTTTCCAAGTTTCAGAAGTGTGAGAAGCATGGCATCAATATGACGACCATTACGGAGGTCAGCCGTTTGTCGTGGAAGGCTATCGAACAGGACTATTCGTTGGACCGGTATGAGGAAGAGCTTGAGCGGATTGCGCGTAAACCTCGTAACTATATGCCTTATCTGGTGGCGATCGGTGCCGGGTTTGCCTGTGGTGGTTTCTGTAAGTTGTTCGGCTGTGACTGGATTGCATTTTTGTTTGCTTCTATTTGTGCATTTGTCGGATTCCGTGTCAGGGCGCGTTGTATTGAGTTCGGGATTAACGTGTATATGAGTATTGCGATTGCGGCGTTTGTAGCGACCTGTCTGGCGTACGCTTCTTCTTTTTCGGGGCTGTCGTCCACACCTTATCAGCCGTTGCTGGCTTGTGCCTTGTTTATCGTGCCAGGTGTGCCGTTGATCAATTTTGTGGATGACATGATCGATAATCACCTGCTTGTCGGGATTACGCGGGCAGCCAATACAATGATGATGGTCGGGGCAATGACGTTCGGGATAGCTTTTGCCATGCGGGTGCTGGTGATGAATGATATAGAGATCGACCATAAGTTCAGCGAGTTGAGCATGGTGCCGCATGATCCTTATTATATTTATGCCATCGCGGCGGCTATCGCGGCTATGGGGTTTTCGATGATCTTCAATATCCAGCGACGTCTGCTGTGGGTCGTGGCTTTAGGGGGGATCATTGCGGTGTGTACTCGTAATTTTGTGAACTTCGAGTTGGGATATGGTCCGGTGATCGGCTCGTTTATGGGGAGTTTTGTCGTGAGTCTGATTGCGGTAAAGGCGGTCCATTGGTTCGATGTTCCGAACCATGTGCTGACGATCCCGTCTGTCATCCCGATGATTCCGGGGGTACTGATGTATCGTTCGTTGTTCGCCTTTATCAACCTGCATGGGGTGATTGGCGAGGTGACCAATGCTTTTGCCAACGGGATCAATTCGGCTTTGATTATCCTGTGTATTTCTTTAGGTGTTGCCGTTCCGAATATCTTTGCCCGACGTTACATAGCTAAAGATCGTCAGCGTTATCTTGAAGAAGAACTTGAAAAACGCCGGCAGCGTGGCAAGTTCATTGAATGGTGA
- a CDS encoding putative transporter, producing MEWIKELLWGEGIGHSLLLLAFTVAAGIQLGKIKVFGISLGVTWVLFVGIMLGHFGFYIHPAVIHFFQEFGLILFVYSVGMQVGPGFFSSFKRGGMTLNGLACGIVFLGVATALVIHFVANIPIPAIVGILSGAVTNTPGLGAAQQAYTDMTGSGDESIALGYAVAYPLGVIGIILAMLFIRYVFHVSFDDEAKKLEAENDTHAEAIPVSLIVKNPAVFKRKVIELAALLEHREFVISRIWRKATNKVEIVTGNTVLQEDDKIFVITTEHDVETIKTFIGEEIQMDRKQWIPAESQFISRRILVTKPELTGRRLGDLQLRHLHGINVTRVNRAGLELVATQGLQLQVGDRVTVVGSELAVDKVSAILGNSMKRLNEPNLITIFVGIALGIVLGSIPFSVPGIPQPIKLGLAGGPLIVAILISRFGYRYRLVTYTTQSANLMLREIGITMFLACVGLNAGGGFIDTIVNRGGFIWIGYGFIITMLPLLVIGLIGRYYCKLNYFMLIGLLAGSMTDPPALAYANATAGNDAPAVSYATVYPLTMFLRVLTAQLMILFFYT from the coding sequence ATGGAATGGATTAAAGAACTACTGTGGGGCGAAGGGATAGGACATTCCCTTCTGTTGCTCGCATTTACGGTTGCAGCCGGTATCCAGTTAGGTAAAATCAAGGTCTTCGGAATCTCGTTGGGGGTTACGTGGGTACTCTTTGTCGGGATCATGCTCGGACATTTCGGTTTTTATATCCATCCTGCCGTTATTCATTTCTTTCAGGAATTTGGATTGATCTTATTTGTTTATTCGGTAGGTATGCAGGTCGGTCCAGGATTTTTCTCTTCGTTCAAGAGAGGGGGAATGACGCTGAACGGGCTGGCTTGCGGTATTGTCTTCTTAGGTGTGGCCACGGCTTTGGTGATACACTTCGTGGCGAACATACCGATCCCGGCCATCGTCGGGATCTTGTCCGGAGCGGTCACTAATACGCCGGGGCTCGGTGCTGCTCAGCAGGCTTATACGGATATGACGGGAAGTGGGGACGAGAGCATTGCGCTGGGTTATGCCGTTGCCTATCCGTTAGGCGTAATCGGGATCATTCTGGCGATGCTGTTTATCCGGTATGTGTTCCATGTCAGTTTCGATGATGAAGCGAAGAAGCTGGAGGCGGAGAATGATACGCATGCGGAAGCCATCCCTGTCTCGTTGATCGTTAAGAATCCGGCAGTGTTTAAGAGAAAGGTGATCGAGTTGGCCGCTTTGCTGGAGCATCGCGAATTTGTCATCTCGCGTATATGGCGCAAAGCGACTAATAAGGTCGAAATTGTAACTGGAAACACCGTTTTGCAGGAAGACGATAAAATCTTCGTCATCACGACCGAGCATGATGTGGAAACGATTAAAACATTTATCGGGGAAGAAATCCAGATGGACCGGAAGCAGTGGATTCCGGCGGAGAGCCAGTTCATCAGCCGCCGTATCTTGGTGACAAAGCCGGAACTGACAGGCCGCCGGTTAGGGGATTTGCAACTGCGTCACTTGCATGGTATCAATGTGACGCGTGTCAACCGTGCCGGTCTTGAATTGGTGGCGACACAGGGATTGCAGTTGCAGGTGGGCGACCGGGTGACGGTTGTCGGAAGCGAATTAGCAGTCGACAAGGTGAGTGCTATTTTGGGTAATTCCATGAAGCGGCTGAACGAGCCGAACCTGATTACCATCTTTGTCGGGATTGCATTGGGAATCGTCTTGGGAAGTATACCGTTTTCAGTTCCGGGAATTCCGCAGCCGATCAAGCTGGGATTGGCAGGCGGGCCGTTGATTGTGGCGATCCTGATCAGCCGTTTCGGCTATCGTTACCGACTTGTGACCTATACGACGCAAAGCGCCAACCTGATGTTGCGCGAGATCGGGATCACGATGTTCCTCGCCTGCGTCGGACTGAATGCGGGAGGCGGATTTATCGATACGATCGTGAATAGAGGTGGGTTTATTTGGATCGGCTATGGTTTTATCATCACGATGCTGCCGTTGCTGGTCATCGGGTTGATCGGGCGCTATTACTGCAAACTGAATTATTTTATGTTGATCGGCTTGCTTGCCGGAAGTATGACCGATCCGCCTGCGCTGGCCTATGCGAATGCAACGGCGGGAAACGATGCTCCGGCTGTCAGCTATGCGACGGTCTATCCCTTGACGATGTTCCTGCGGGTACTGACGGCACAACTGATGATTTTATTCTTCTATACATAA
- the nrdG gene encoding anaerobic ribonucleoside-triphosphate reductase activating protein yields the protein MLSIIDIIEDTTVDGPGFRTAIYAAGCPNACPGCHNPESWDIRKGKQVPTEEILEKVLADDFANVTFSGGDPMFQPEGFTKLAQAIKEKSRKTIWCYTGYTFERLLNNPKQAELLKYIDVLVDGKFKQSLRDESLLFRGSSNQRLIDVKASLKANKAICLELNYDL from the coding sequence GTGCTTTCCATCATTGATATCATAGAAGATACAACAGTCGACGGTCCGGGATTCCGGACCGCGATCTATGCGGCAGGTTGTCCGAACGCCTGTCCGGGTTGTCATAATCCTGAATCGTGGGATATAAGAAAAGGGAAACAAGTACCGACAGAAGAAATCCTGGAAAAGGTCTTAGCAGATGACTTTGCCAATGTGACCTTCAGCGGCGGCGATCCCATGTTCCAGCCGGAAGGTTTCACTAAACTGGCACAGGCGATCAAAGAAAAAAGCCGGAAAACCATCTGGTGTTATACCGGCTATACTTTCGAGCGCCTCCTGAACAATCCGAAACAGGCCGAACTACTCAAATACATCGACGTCCTGGTAGACGGCAAATTCAAACAATCTCTACGTGATGAAAGCCTCCTCTTTCGTGGCAGCAGCAATCAACGCCTGATCGACGTCAAAGCTTCCCTAAAAGCCAATAAGGCAATCTGCCTGGAACTGAATTATGATTTATGA
- a CDS encoding acyl-CoA carboxylase subunit beta, translating into MQKEKIYKKFEELDKAAALGGGAVRIDKQHETGRMTARERIDMLLDKGTFVELDKFVTHRCTNFGMEKNKIPGDGIVSGYGKIEGRQVFVYAYDFTAYGGTLSSTNAAKIVKVQTLALKNGAPVIALNDSGGARIQEGVGSLAGYASIFYQNTMASGVVPQISAILGPCAGGACYSPALTDFIFMVKEKSHMFITGPDVVKAVTHETVEKEELGGAYVHSSKSGVTHFMCDTEEETLMSIRELLSFLPSNNMEDTPSVACSDDVRREVEALQEVIPDDPNVPYDMKDVIEPVVDNHYFFEVMPHFAKNVVVGFARLGGQSVGIVANQPAFLAGVLDIDASDKAARFIRFCDCFNIPLVTFEDVPGFLPGCQQEHDGIIRHGAKIVYAYAEATVPKITLITRKAYGGAYIVMSSKPTGADINLAYPMAEIAVMGAEGAVNILYRKADGEEKAQAIEAYNEQFSNPYRAAELGFIDEIIMPRQTRYKLIQALEMAKNKSQSNPPKKHGNMPL; encoded by the coding sequence ATGCAGAAAGAAAAGATATATAAGAAGTTTGAAGAACTGGACAAGGCGGCTGCTCTGGGTGGCGGCGCAGTCCGTATCGATAAGCAGCATGAGACGGGGCGTATGACAGCTCGAGAACGTATCGACATGCTGCTGGATAAAGGTACGTTTGTGGAATTGGATAAGTTCGTGACGCATCGGTGCACGAACTTTGGTATGGAGAAAAACAAGATTCCGGGGGACGGCATCGTTTCCGGATATGGTAAGATAGAAGGCCGTCAGGTCTTTGTCTATGCCTATGATTTTACAGCCTACGGAGGAACGCTGAGTTCGACTAATGCCGCCAAGATTGTGAAGGTCCAGACACTGGCTCTAAAGAACGGTGCACCGGTGATTGCCCTGAACGATTCGGGAGGTGCGCGCATCCAGGAAGGGGTCGGCAGTCTGGCTGGTTATGCATCGATCTTCTATCAAAATACGATGGCTTCCGGGGTGGTACCCCAGATTTCGGCTATCCTCGGTCCTTGTGCCGGCGGAGCTTGCTACTCGCCGGCATTGACCGATTTCATCTTTATGGTGAAAGAGAAGAGCCATATGTTCATAACCGGACCGGATGTCGTGAAAGCTGTTACGCACGAGACGGTGGAGAAAGAGGAATTGGGTGGTGCCTATGTGCATAGCAGCAAGAGCGGTGTGACGCATTTCATGTGCGATACGGAGGAGGAGACGCTGATGAGCATCCGCGAGCTGCTGAGTTTCTTGCCATCGAACAATATGGAGGATACGCCGTCTGTAGCGTGTTCCGACGATGTCCGCCGTGAAGTGGAAGCGTTGCAGGAGGTGATTCCCGATGATCCGAACGTCCCCTATGACATGAAGGACGTGATCGAACCGGTGGTCGACAACCATTATTTCTTCGAGGTGATGCCTCATTTCGCCAAGAATGTGGTGGTCGGCTTTGCCCGTCTGGGAGGCCAGTCGGTCGGGATAGTGGCGAATCAGCCGGCTTTCCTGGCAGGTGTGTTGGATATCGATGCATCGGACAAGGCAGCCCGTTTCATCCGTTTTTGTGATTGCTTCAATATCCCGCTCGTGACATTCGAGGATGTACCCGGCTTTTTACCCGGTTGCCAGCAGGAGCATGACGGAATTATCCGTCATGGAGCGAAGATCGTTTACGCTTATGCCGAGGCGACGGTTCCCAAGATTACGTTGATTACGCGCAAGGCATATGGCGGTGCTTATATCGTGATGTCGAGCAAGCCGACCGGTGCCGATATTAACTTGGCTTACCCGATGGCGGAAATCGCTGTGATGGGAGCCGAGGGAGCTGTCAATATCCTGTACCGGAAAGCGGACGGAGAGGAAAAGGCGCAAGCTATAGAGGCATACAACGAACAGTTCTCGAATCCTTACCGGGCAGCCGAACTAGGATTTATCGACGAGATCATCATGCCTCGTCAGACACGTTACAAATTGATACAGGCACTTGAAATGGCGAAAAATAAAAGCCAGAGCAATCCGCCCAAGAAGCATGGCAATATGCCTTTGTAA
- a CDS encoding anaerobic ribonucleoside triphosphate reductase: MIQTVIKRDGRIVGFNEEKIATAIRKAMLHTENGEDRELVRQITDHISFKGDTQMTVEAIQDAVELELMNSSRKDVAQKYIAYRNQRSIARKAKTRDMFLEIINIKSNDITRENANMNADTPAGMMMKFSSETTKPFVDDYLLSEEVKEAVENNYLHIHDKDYYPTKSLTCVQHPLDRILKYGFSAGHGESRPAKRIETASILGCISLETAQNEMHGGQAIPAFDFYLAPYVRNSFIEEIKNLEELNGQDYSHLYQRELDDYINRPLEGLSGDERIIQHAVNKTVSRVHQSMEAFIHNMNTIHSRGGNQVVFSSINYGTDTSAEGRCIIREILKSTYRGVGNGETAIFPIQIWKKKRGVSYLPEDRNYDLYQLACKVTARRFFPNFLNLDATFNQSEDWRADNPQRYMHEVATMGCRTRVFENRFGPKTSIGRGNLSFSTINIVRLAIECMHIENKEERIAQFFAKLDHMLDITARQLHERMEFQKTAYAKQFPLLMSSLWLGSEKLKPNDTIAPVINQGTLGIGFIGLAECLVALTGKHHGEDAASQELGLKIVSYIRNRANQFSEEYQHNYSVLATPAEGLSGKFTRRDHKKFGSLPGITDRDYYTNSNHVPVYYKCSARHKAEVEAPYHEMTRGGHIFYVEMDGDATHNPEVIMQVVDMMDRYNIGYGSVNHNRNRCLDCGYENAETHLEKCPKCGSAHLDKLQRITGYLVGTTDRWNKAKLSELNDRVVHSEK, from the coding sequence ATGATTCAGACAGTTATCAAACGTGACGGACGTATCGTCGGATTCAACGAAGAGAAGATAGCAACAGCTATCCGTAAAGCGATGTTGCACACTGAAAACGGAGAAGACCGGGAGTTGGTCCGCCAGATCACCGATCATATTTCTTTCAAAGGCGACACACAGATGACTGTCGAAGCCATCCAGGATGCTGTCGAGTTGGAGTTGATGAACAGTAGCCGTAAGGACGTTGCACAGAAATACATTGCGTACCGCAATCAGCGTAGCATCGCCCGCAAAGCCAAAACGCGCGATATGTTCCTGGAGATCATCAATATCAAATCCAACGACATCACCCGCGAGAATGCCAATATGAATGCCGACACGCCTGCCGGCATGATGATGAAGTTCTCCAGCGAAACGACCAAGCCGTTCGTCGACGACTACCTGTTGAGCGAAGAGGTCAAGGAGGCGGTGGAAAACAACTATCTACATATCCATGATAAAGACTATTATCCGACCAAGAGCCTCACGTGCGTACAGCATCCGTTGGACCGCATCCTGAAATACGGATTTTCAGCCGGACATGGAGAATCACGCCCGGCAAAGCGCATCGAAACAGCCAGTATCTTAGGCTGCATCTCACTCGAGACAGCCCAGAACGAAATGCATGGTGGCCAGGCAATCCCGGCATTCGATTTCTATCTGGCTCCTTACGTGCGCAATAGTTTCATCGAGGAAATCAAGAACCTGGAAGAACTGAACGGGCAGGACTATTCACATCTCTATCAGCGGGAATTGGACGACTATATAAATCGTCCGCTCGAAGGATTAAGCGGCGATGAACGTATCATCCAACATGCCGTCAACAAGACTGTCAGCCGCGTACATCAGTCAATGGAAGCCTTTATTCATAATATGAACACCATCCATTCCCGTGGTGGTAACCAGGTGGTATTCAGTTCTATTAATTACGGAACGGACACTTCGGCCGAAGGACGCTGTATCATCCGTGAGATACTGAAAAGCACATATCGCGGGGTCGGCAACGGTGAGACGGCCATCTTCCCGATCCAGATATGGAAAAAGAAACGCGGAGTGAGCTATCTGCCGGAAGACCGCAACTACGATCTTTACCAGCTTGCCTGTAAGGTGACGGCCCGCCGTTTCTTCCCGAACTTCCTCAACCTCGACGCAACATTCAACCAAAGCGAAGACTGGCGTGCAGACAACCCACAACGTTATATGCACGAGGTTGCAACCATGGGATGCCGCACACGTGTATTCGAGAATCGTTTCGGTCCGAAAACATCTATCGGGCGCGGTAACCTCTCTTTCTCGACGATCAATATCGTACGCCTCGCCATCGAATGCATGCACATAGAAAACAAGGAAGAACGAATCGCCCAGTTCTTTGCCAAACTCGACCATATGCTGGATATAACAGCCCGCCAGCTGCACGAGCGCATGGAATTCCAGAAAACGGCATATGCCAAACAGTTCCCGCTGTTGATGTCGTCTCTCTGGCTGGGTAGCGAGAAACTGAAGCCGAACGACACGATCGCACCCGTTATCAATCAGGGAACATTGGGGATCGGCTTTATCGGCCTGGCGGAATGCCTGGTCGCCCTCACCGGCAAACACCACGGAGAAGATGCAGCATCGCAGGAGTTAGGGTTGAAAATCGTCAGCTACATCCGTAACCGGGCCAATCAGTTTTCGGAAGAATACCAGCATAATTACAGCGTACTGGCAACGCCAGCCGAAGGTTTGTCAGGTAAGTTTACCCGTCGTGACCACAAGAAATTCGGTTCGTTGCCCGGCATCACAGACCGCGACTATTATACGAACTCCAACCATGTACCCGTCTATTACAAATGTAGCGCCCGCCACAAGGCGGAAGTGGAAGCTCCCTATCACGAGATGACACGCGGAGGCCATATCTTCTATGTCGAAATGGATGGAGACGCGACCCATAACCCGGAAGTAATCATGCAAGTTGTCGATATGATGGACCGTTATAACATCGGTTACGGCTCCGTCAACCACAATCGCAACCGTTGTCTCGATTGCGGCTACGAAAATGCGGAAACCCATTTGGAAAAATGCCCGAAATGCGGCAGCGCCCATCTCGACAAACTCCAGCGCATCACCGGCTATCTGGTCGGTACGACAGACCGCTGGAACAAGGCGAAACTGTCAGAACTGAACGACCGGGTTGTTCATAGTGAAAAATGA